One Plasmodium cynomolgi strain B DNA, chromosome 2, whole genome shotgun sequence genomic window carries:
- a CDS encoding hypothetical protein (putative), with protein sequence TDSAIWNECISCLWNKLENTRTHPDKKCKFENDIDSFAIVQIKKILDDMCLNEKKKDLISDISERDKCLNFNKTKHYYFTLY encoded by the coding sequence ACTGATTCTGCAATATGGAATGAATGCATTTCGTGCTTATGGAATAAATTAGAAAACACAAGAACTCATcctgataaaaaatgtaaattcgAGAATGATATTGATTCATTTGCCATTGTTCAGATTAAGAAAATACTAGACGATATGTGtttaaatgagaaaaaaaaggatctaATATCAGATATTTCTGAAAGGGATAAATGCTTGAATTtcaataaaacaaaacactaTTATTTTACCTTATAT